The following DNA comes from Microbacterium terregens.
CATGCACGCGGCGGCGACGAATGTCGGAGCGATCGCGGCATACGAGCGTCTCGGCTTCGCGCTTCGCTCGCGCACGACGTTTGCCGGGGTCCGCGTTCCCTGACCGGGATGAGGACAACCGCGGCCGCGAGGATCAGCCCTGTAAGCCGAGCCGCCAGCGCACGGTGGCTCGAGCCACGACCTCGCCGCTGCGGTCGATGCAGTCAGCAGTGACGTCGAAATCCGTGTCCCCTGTGACCGCGGGCGCGGTGACATGACACACCGCGCGGATGGAGCCACGCGCCTTCTTGAAGTACTGCACCGACATCGCGGAGACGATGCCTCGGGTGCCGTCGGGAAGGTCCGTCAGCAGCGCGAGACCACTGGCCTGCTCCGCGACGTTAACGAGCGCCACGGCGTGGACAGAGCCAAGGTGCTGCCGGTTGGCGCGCCGGTCCGGGATTTCGACCTCGGCGTGACCTGGCGCGAGTACGCGGATGTGCGGGCGCACCGACCGCGAATAGGGCACGCGCCAGCCGAAGATCAGGGAGAAGAGCCAGGTGCCGCCGGGCAGCGGGCTCAGCCGGCGCCACAGTCGCAGGAGGACCTTCCCGGGAGATCGCATAGGAAGATGCTGGCCCTTCGCACCGACGCCGCCTAATCGCCGTCTCACGTTCACGCGGTTCCCGCAGCGACGAAGGGCTGTGCCGGTAGGGCTGCGTCAGTCCGCGGACGCCATGTCCGCCACCTCTCGCACGGTGTCGGCGACCTCCTCGGGAATCGCCGCCTCCATGAAGTGTGGGGAATCCACACTGCGGAGTTCGCCGGCGCGAAGCGGTCCACGAACGTCTGCAGGACACCGGGATATCGGGCGGCATACTCCGGAGTCGCCCAGCTGTACTCCACGCGCGGCTCCGCCGCGGCCGCCAGATAGATCATCGGGACGGCAGGCTGGAGACTGATGGCCGGATTGACGTGCAGCACCCCCCTTCCGGTGCCCCGGTCGGCTTTCGGGCGGTCGCCGCGCCGACCAGTCGCGGTCATTGCTCCGGCTCCTTTGAATCGATCGTGGATACTGCCGAAGTGGACTGCTCGATGACCCGCGCCTGCTCTGACGTCAGTCGATCTCCGCGGCGAGCTGAGCCGAGTCGGAGGAGGGGCTCAAGCAGCCGTACCCAGCCGCGCGGTTGCATGGTGACTCGCGTGGTGACGTCGCAGGATGTCGACGACACCGGTGTGATCGTCGTCGAGAGCGCGAAGCCCAGCGGCGATCCGGGATGGTCGAACGC
Coding sequences within:
- a CDS encoding SRPBCC family protein; this translates as MITYVKTRRVNRSAEAAFDVIGTHVFENHPRWEAEVVAIRRLDDGPAGVGGRAVMVRSEHGRTSETAYSITEFDPPRRIAFDHPGSPLGFALSTTITPVSSTSCDVTTRVTMQPRGWVRLLEPLLRLGSARRGDRLTSEQARVIEQSTSAVSTIDSKEPEQ
- a CDS encoding hotdog fold domain-containing protein; translation: MRSPGKVLLRLWRRLSPLPGGTWLFSLIFGWRVPYSRSVRPHIRVLAPGHAEVEIPDRRANRQHLGSVHAVALVNVAEQASGLALLTDLPDGTRGIVSAMSVQYFKKARGSIRAVCHVTAPAVTGDTDFDVTADCIDRSGEVVARATVRWRLGLQG